A genomic stretch from Microcebus murinus isolate Inina chromosome 19, M.murinus_Inina_mat1.0, whole genome shotgun sequence includes:
- the PPP1R35 gene encoding protein phosphatase 1 regulatory subunit 35 isoform X2, producing MRRHWTVKLKLTHLAPQEGTLTRVKPQHKPDEDSSEQVRFRLAPPSPVRSEPLPPPPAAAPSDKPAAPQELEVPGLQSSLALSLELQAARAAAGSQFDATKAVEEQLRKSFQIRCGLEESVSEGLNVPRSKRLFRDLVSLQVPEEQVLNAALREKLALLPPQARAPPSKEPSGPGPDMTILCDPETLFYESPHLTLDGLPPLRLQLRPRPSEDTFLMHRTLRRWEA from the exons ATGCGGAGACATTGGACCGTTAAGTTAAAGCTGACCCATTTGGCGCCCCAAGAGGGAACACTGACACGCGTGAAACCTCAGCACAAGCCGGACGAAGATTCCTCCGAACAG GTCCGTTTCCGCCTGGCGCCGCCTTCCCCAGTACGGTCcgagccgctgccgccgccgccggccgctGCACCGAGCGACAAGCCGGCGGCGCCGCAGGAACTGGAGGTTCCCGGGCTGCAGAGCAGTCTGGCCTTGAGCCTCGAGCTGCAGGCCGCGCGGGCCGCAGCTGGGAGCCAGTTTGATGCCACGAAGGCCGTGGAGGAACAGCTGAGAAAGTCGTTCCAGATCCGCTGCGGTTTGGAGGAGAGCGTGTCCGAGG GGCTGAACGTACCGCGCTCCAAGCGGCTGTTCCGGGACCTGGTGAGCCTGCAGGTACCGGAGGAACAGGTTCTGAACGCTGCACTGAGGGAGAAATTGGCTCTCCTGCCGCCGCAGGCCCGAGCCCCGCCCTCAAAG gagccatctggtccagggccaGACATGACCATCCTGTGTGACCCAGAAACACTATTTTATGAATCTCCACACTTGACCCTGGATGGTCTGCCCCCTCTCCGGCTTCAACTCCGACCCCGGCCTTCAGAGGACACCTTCCTCATGCATCGGACACTGAGGCGATGGGAAGCTTAG
- the MEPCE gene encoding 7SK snRNA methylphosphate capping enzyme isoform X1 produces the protein MIEMAAEKEPFLVPAPPPPLKDQSGGGGGPSVPPYQEAASGELRGGTERGPGPRAHSAGAAASGAGTESPRAASTPRGGPAQQHRGGGPQTQSHGEARLSDPHGRAAPLDVGEERRGGGGTELGPPAPPRPRNGYQPHRPPGGGGGKRRNSCNVGGGGGGFKHPAFKRRRRVNSDCDSVLPSNFLLGGNIFDPLNLNSLLDEEVSRALNAETPKSSPLPAKGRDPVEILIPKDITDPLSLNTCTDEAQVVLASPLKTGRKRHRHRGQHHQQQQATGGNDSHSVLPTAPLTPSLHGEGITQQQQRHRGQNRDAPQPYELNTAINCRDEVVSPLPSALQGPSGSLSAPSAASVTSAPQSSSSRHRKRRRTSSKSEAGARGGSQGSKEKGRGSGGGRHHHPLPAAGFKKQQRKFQYGNYCKYYGYRNPSCEDGRLRVLKPEWFRGRDVLDLGCNVGHLTLSIACKWGPSRMVGLDIDARLIHSARQNIRHYLSEELRLPPQNSEGDPGAEGEEGTTTVRKRSCFPASLTASRGPIAAPQVPLDGADTSVFPNNVVFVTGNYVLDRDELVEAQTPEYDVVLCLSLTKWVHLNWGDEGLKRMFRRIFRHLRPGGILVLEPQPWSSYGKRKTLTETIYKNYYRIKLKPEQFSSYLMSPEVGFSSYELVATPHNTSKGFQRPVYLFHKARSPSH, from the exons ATGATCGAGATGGCGGCGGAGAAGGAGCCGTTTCTGGtgccggccccgccgccgccgctcaaAGACCAGTCGGGCGGAGGGGGCGGCCCCTCGGTGCCACCGTACCAAGAGGCCGCCTCTGGGGAGCTCCGCGGCGGGACAGAGCGTGGGCCGGGCCCTCGCGCACACTCAGCGGGGGCCGCAGCTTCTGGGGCTGGCACGGAGAGCCCCAGGGCCGCATCCACCCCTCGGGGCGGCCCAGCGCAGCAACACCGAGGGGGCGGCCCCCAGACGCAGTCGCACGGGGAGGCCCGTTTGTCGGATCCCCACGGGCGAGCCGCTCCCCTGGACGTGGGGGAGGAGCGACGGGGAGGGGGCGGGACAGAACTGggcccccctgcccctcctcgaCCGCGTAATGGCTATCAGCCCCACCGGCCCCCTGGGGGGGGTGGAGGCAAAAGGAGAAATAGCTGTAAtgtgggaggaggtggtggaggctTCAAACATCCGGCCTTCAAGAGGCGCAGGCGGGTTAATTCGGACTGTGACTCTGTATTGCCCTCCAACTTCCTCTTGGGGGGCAATATCTTTGACCCACTAAACCTAAATAGTCTCCTGGATGAGGAAGTGAGCCGAGCACTCAATGCGGAGACCCCTAAGTCATCCCCCCTTCCGGCCAAAGGGCGAGACCCAGTGGAGATCCTCATCCCCAAAGATATTACTGACCCGCTCAGTCTCAATACTTGCACTGATGAGGCCCAAGTAGTTCTTGCTTCACCACTCAAGACTGGTCGGAAGCGGCATAGACACCGGGGACagcaccaccagcagcagcaggcaACTGGAGGGAATGATAGCCACTCTGTGCTACCCACAGCCCCCCTCACTCCCTCACTCCACGGGGAGGGCAtcacacagcagcagcagcggcataGGGGCCAGAACCGCGATGCACCCCAACCCTATGAACTCAACACAGCCATCAACTGCAGGGATGAAGTCGTATCTCCTCTTCCATCTGCCCTGCAGGGTCCCTCAGGCTCCCTCTCAGCCCCTTCAGCTGCCTCAGTTACCTCTGCACCCCAGTCTTCCTCCTCACGACATCGAAAACGTCGCAGGACTTCCAGCAAGTCGGAGGCAGGGGCTAGGGGTGGAAGCCAGGGTTCCAAGGAAAAGGGCCGAGGGAGTGGGGGAGgccgccaccaccacccactacctgCAGCAGGCTTCAAAAAGCAACAGCGCAAGTTCCAGTATGGGAATTATTGCAAGTACTATGGGTACCGCAATCCTTCCTGTGAGGATGGGCGCCTTCGGGTGTTGAAGCCTGAGTGGTTTAGGGGCCGGGACGTCCTAGATCTGGGCTGCAATGTGGGCCACCTCACCCTGAGCATTGCCTGCAAGTGGGGCCCGTCCCGCATGGTGGGCCTGGATATTGATGCCCGACTTATCCATTCGGCCCGCCAAAACATCCGACACTACCTGTCTGAGGAGCTGCGTCTCCCACCTCAGAATTCTGAGGGGGACCCAGGGGCAGAGGGTGAGGAAGGGACCACCACTGTCCGAAAGAGGAGCTGCTTTCCAGCCTCGCTGACAGCCAGCCGGGGTCCCATCGCTGCACCCCAAGTGCCCTTGGATGGAGCAGACACATCAGTCTTCCCCAACAATGTTGTCTTCGTCACG GGTAACTATGTGCTGGATCGAGATGAGCTGGTGGAGGCGCAAACGCCAGAGTATGATGTGGtgctctgcctcagcctcaccaaGTGGGTGCATCTGAACTGGGGAGATGAGGGCCTGAAACGCATGTTTCGCCGGATCTTCCGGCACCTACGTCCTGGGGGTATCCTGGTCCTGGAGCCTCAACCCTGGTCATCCTATGGCAAGAGAAAGACTCTTACA GAAACAATCTACAAGAACTACTATCGAATCAAGCTGAAGCCAGAGCAATTCAGTTCCTACCTGATGTCCCCAGAGGTGGGCTTTTCTAGCTATGAACTTGTGGCCACACCCCACAACACCTCTAAAG GCTTCCAGCGTCCTGTGTACCTGTTCCACAAGGCCCGTTCCCCCAGCCACTAA
- the PPP1R35 gene encoding protein phosphatase 1 regulatory subunit 35 isoform X1, with protein MMSCGGSELELVHGEEAVAVLGPPPEPRVQAPRAPVPEPGLDLSLSPLPESPEPRNCSPGRRKGRAEKRGGTRKGRQVRFRLAPPSPVRSEPLPPPPAAAPSDKPAAPQELEVPGLQSSLALSLELQAARAAAGSQFDATKAVEEQLRKSFQIRCGLEESVSEGLNVPRSKRLFRDLVSLQVPEEQVLNAALREKLALLPPQARAPPSKEPSGPGPDMTILCDPETLFYESPHLTLDGLPPLRLQLRPRPSEDTFLMHRTLRRWEA; from the exons ATGATGAGCTGTGGGGGGTCAGAGCTGGAGTTGGTGCACGGGGAAGAGGCCGTGGCAGTCCTGGGGCCACCCCCAGAACCCCGAGTCCAGGCACCCCGCGCCCCAGTGCCTGAGCCCGGCCTGGACCTGAGCCTGAGCCCACTGCCCGAGAGCCCCGAGCCGCGAAACTGCAGCCCCGGGCGGCGGAAGGGGCGGGCGGAGAAGCGGGGAGGGACTCGGAAGGGGCGGCAG GTCCGTTTCCGCCTGGCGCCGCCTTCCCCAGTACGGTCcgagccgctgccgccgccgccggccgctGCACCGAGCGACAAGCCGGCGGCGCCGCAGGAACTGGAGGTTCCCGGGCTGCAGAGCAGTCTGGCCTTGAGCCTCGAGCTGCAGGCCGCGCGGGCCGCAGCTGGGAGCCAGTTTGATGCCACGAAGGCCGTGGAGGAACAGCTGAGAAAGTCGTTCCAGATCCGCTGCGGTTTGGAGGAGAGCGTGTCCGAGG GGCTGAACGTACCGCGCTCCAAGCGGCTGTTCCGGGACCTGGTGAGCCTGCAGGTACCGGAGGAACAGGTTCTGAACGCTGCACTGAGGGAGAAATTGGCTCTCCTGCCGCCGCAGGCCCGAGCCCCGCCCTCAAAG gagccatctggtccagggccaGACATGACCATCCTGTGTGACCCAGAAACACTATTTTATGAATCTCCACACTTGACCCTGGATGGTCTGCCCCCTCTCCGGCTTCAACTCCGACCCCGGCCTTCAGAGGACACCTTCCTCATGCATCGGACACTGAGGCGATGGGAAGCTTAG
- the MEPCE gene encoding 7SK snRNA methylphosphate capping enzyme isoform X2 produces the protein MVGLDIDARLIHSARQNIRHYLSEELRLPPQNSEGDPGAEGEEGTTTVRKRSCFPASLTASRGPIAAPQVPLDGADTSVFPNNVVFVTGNYVLDRDELVEAQTPEYDVVLCLSLTKWVHLNWGDEGLKRMFRRIFRHLRPGGILVLEPQPWSSYGKRKTLTETIYKNYYRIKLKPEQFSSYLMSPEVGFSSYELVATPHNTSKGFQRPVYLFHKARSPSH, from the exons ATGGTGGGCCTGGATATTGATGCCCGACTTATCCATTCGGCCCGCCAAAACATCCGACACTACCTGTCTGAGGAGCTGCGTCTCCCACCTCAGAATTCTGAGGGGGACCCAGGGGCAGAGGGTGAGGAAGGGACCACCACTGTCCGAAAGAGGAGCTGCTTTCCAGCCTCGCTGACAGCCAGCCGGGGTCCCATCGCTGCACCCCAAGTGCCCTTGGATGGAGCAGACACATCAGTCTTCCCCAACAATGTTGTCTTCGTCACG GGTAACTATGTGCTGGATCGAGATGAGCTGGTGGAGGCGCAAACGCCAGAGTATGATGTGGtgctctgcctcagcctcaccaaGTGGGTGCATCTGAACTGGGGAGATGAGGGCCTGAAACGCATGTTTCGCCGGATCTTCCGGCACCTACGTCCTGGGGGTATCCTGGTCCTGGAGCCTCAACCCTGGTCATCCTATGGCAAGAGAAAGACTCTTACA GAAACAATCTACAAGAACTACTATCGAATCAAGCTGAAGCCAGAGCAATTCAGTTCCTACCTGATGTCCCCAGAGGTGGGCTTTTCTAGCTATGAACTTGTGGCCACACCCCACAACACCTCTAAAG GCTTCCAGCGTCCTGTGTACCTGTTCCACAAGGCCCGTTCCCCCAGCCACTAA